In Simplicispira sp. 125, one DNA window encodes the following:
- the frr gene encoding ribosome recycling factor → MTADIKTNMQAKMDQSIVVFKNNLQKIRTGRANPALLDTIHVDYYGSMVPLSQVANVSLLDSRTISVQPWEKGMGAKIEKAIRESDLGLNPASLGDLIRVPMPAMSEERRKEMTKLARNEGESAKIAVRNLRRDANEAVKKLVKDKLASEDDQKRAEADIQKMTDRHIVEIDALVVAKEQEIMAV, encoded by the coding sequence ATGACTGCCGACATCAAGACAAACATGCAAGCCAAGATGGATCAATCCATCGTGGTTTTTAAAAATAACCTGCAAAAAATTCGCACGGGCCGTGCCAACCCCGCCTTGCTGGACACGATACATGTGGACTATTACGGGTCCATGGTGCCGCTGTCGCAGGTGGCCAACGTGTCTCTGCTCGATTCGCGCACCATCAGCGTGCAGCCCTGGGAAAAGGGTATGGGCGCCAAGATCGAGAAAGCCATTCGCGAGAGCGACCTGGGACTGAATCCGGCTTCCCTGGGAGATCTGATCCGCGTTCCCATGCCGGCCATGAGCGAAGAGCGCCGCAAGGAAATGACCAAGCTGGCACGCAACGAAGGAGAGTCGGCCAAGATTGCCGTGCGCAACCTGCGGCGCGATGCCAATGAAGCCGTGAAGAAGCTCGTCAAGGACAAGCTGGCGTCTGAAGACGACCAAAAGCGCGCCGAGGCAGACATCCAGAAGATGACCGATCGGCACATTGTCGAGATCGACGCCCTGGTGGTTGCCAAGGAGCAGGAAATCATGGCGGTTTGA